DNA sequence from the Halorussus limi genome:
GCGCCCCGTGCTGGGACTGCCCTACGTCTTCGGGTTCGTGGACCGGTTCACCGCCGGGTTCTTCGCGCTGGTCGGGACGGTCTACTTCCGCGAGGCGTTCGGACTCGACGCCGCCGCGACCGGCCTGCTGCTCGGCCTGTTCTTCGCGCCGTTCGCGCTCCTCCAGTACCCGTTCGGCGTCCTCTCGGACCGCATCGGCCGGACCGGTCCCATCGTCGCCGGGTCGGCGCTGTACGGGTTCGCCGTGGTCGGGGTCGGACTCGCGCCGACCGTTCCGACCGCCGCGGTGGGGATGGTCGTCGTGGGCGTCATCGGGGCGTTGATGGCCCCGGCGACGATGGCGCTGGTCACCGACTTGTCGTCGGACGCCGGGCGCGGGACCGCGATGGCGGGGTTCAACGCCTTCGGGAGCATGGGCTTTCTCGCGGGCATCCTCGTCGGCGGGACGGTCGCCGACGAGTTCGGCTTCCTCGCGGCGTTCCTGACCGCGGGTGCCCTCGAAATCGCCATCGCCGTGGTCTCGATTCCGACGTTCCTCCGCATCGACCCCGAGAGCGCGAGCGCGTTCGGCGGGTAGGTTTCCGCGTCTGCCGAGGCGGTCGTCACCCGTTCGCGTTGTACACCACGCCGAGGAGCAGGCCGAAGACGAGAAAGAGGACGAGTCCGCCCCACCCGAGGCCGAGCAGGTCAGTCGCTTGCAGGACGACCACGCCGAACAGGAGGTAGGTGATGCGGTCGAGTTTCGCGGCGAGGGCGTTCAGGTCGGAGGGTGAGGGGGAGTCGTGAGCGGACATGTACGGGAATTCGGAGACCGATTTGAAAAATGTCGGGTTTCGTCCTCTTACCGAACGAGGCCGACGCTCGCTTGTCGCTACGAGAGCAGTTCGTACGCTGGCGTTGCACCGAAGAGAGACGAGAGGAGGGCGAACGCACCGAACACTGCGACGAGAACGATGATGGCCCGTAGCAGTCCTTGCAGGTCTTCGTCAATATCTTCTGACATCACGTCCGACGTGGTCAGTACTCGCTCGTAAAACCCGGGGCGACGGTATCGCTTCAATCGGATGGGGTAGAAAGGAATATAATGCTTTGAGAAACCTGTAGTGAGTTCGAGGACCGCTCGAAACGCCTACCGCAGAATCTCGCGCGCCGCCTCGACGCCCGCCTCGGCGTCCACGTCCTCGCCGGTCTCCTCGAAGGCCTCGCCGATGGTACGGACGCCACGCAGAATCTGCTCCGAGGAGAGACCGCCCATGTTGCTCACGCGGAAGATTTCGCCGCCGAGGTGGGCCTGCCCGCCCGAGATGGAGACGCCGCGGTCCTCGACGGCGTCGAAGAAGGCCTCGGGGTTCTCGCGGGTGTGGGCCGGGAGCGACACCGCAGTCAGGGTGTTGGAGTACTCGGTCGCGTCGTTGCGCTCGGCGAAGAGGTCGAGTCCCATCGCGGTGAACGCCTCGCGGAACGCCCGCGACTGCTCGCGGTGGCGCTCGATTCGCTCGCCCATTCCCTCCTCGACGATGTCCTCGACTGCGACCGCGAGACCGCGGAACAGCGGGACGGCGCTCGTGAACGGCGTCTGGTGGGAGTCGGCCTTCCGGAGGTGCCAGTCGAGGTCCTCGTAGAACGGCGCGGCGTCGCCGTCGAACGCCTTCTGTGCGGCCTCGGTGGCGTACATCGCGGAGGTCCCCGGCGGTGCCGCCAGACACTTCTGGGCGTCGGTGACGGCCACGTCCACGTTCCAGTCGTCGATGCGGAACTCGTCGCCGCCGATGGAGGTCACGCCGTCCACGACGAAGTGGGCGTCGTGTTCCGCCGCGATTTCGCCGACCGCCTCGACCGGGTTCAGCAGGCCCGTGGAGGTCTCGTTGTGGACCATCGTCACCACGTCGGTGTCGTCGTCCACGGTCTCGGCGACCGCGTCGAGGTCGAGCGAGTGGCCCCACGTCGCCTTCACGGGGTCGACCGAGGCGTACCGGTCGGCGATTCGCTCGAAGCGTCGGCCGAACTTGCCGTTGACCAGCGGGACGACCTTGCCGTCGTCGCCGCGTCCGCTGAGCGTACCGACGAGGTTCGCCACGGCGGCCTCCATCGCCATCGTCGCCGTGCCGTTGAAGACGAGACTGGTGCCGTCGCTCGCGGTCGTCTCGCCGTCGAGCGTCGATTGGGTAAACACGTGGTCGAGCGCGTCCTGCGCTCGCTCGTAGACGGCCTCGAACTCGGCGGAGCGGTGCGAGACCATGGGTTCGCTCATCGCCTGTCGTACCTCGCGGGTCACGGGAACCGGCCCGGGATTCAGCAGGAGGAAGTCCTCGCGCATGTGTCCACCCTCGTACGGATTCGGCTTAAGTACGCGGGGTCTTCGCAATACCCGCCATCTCTACAAAGAGCGATTGATTCCGGTCGCCTCGTCCCCGACCCCGGTGAGACCGGAGGACCGCCCGGTCGAAACCGACCTGACAGTCGAAGGCCACAGTACCCATCAGGGACCCTGTGGTACGTCCGTTGCTATGGCACAGTTCAGTGACAGCGACGAGGGCAAACCCGTCATGATGGGCGACGACAAGGTGGGAATGGTGCAGGAGGTCCGCGGCGACACCGCCTACGTCAACCCGGACGCCGGCATCACGGACAAGATCAAGGCGTCGCTCGACTGGGGCGACACCGACGAGGACACCTACCCGCTCGACGGGAGTAACGTAGACGCCGTCACCGACGACGAGATTCGACTCCGGAGCGACCTGTAACGGCGACTCGCGTTCGACCGCAGACGCTCTTCTTTCGTTTTCCGGCCCGTTCAGTCGGCTTCGACCTGTTCGGCGACGCTGTCGAGGTGGTCGAGACCGACGATTGCGACCGTCTCGCCCCGTTCGCGGAGCGCCGACAGCCTCTCGGCCATGCACTCCTCGCGGGTCTCGTCGCGGAGGCGGACCGGCCGCGGCGGGTCGAACGCCCGGAGGAGCGACTGGGAGCGCCGGGCCTGCGAAACCTCGTCGCGGGCCTGTACCGCGGGCGGGTCGGTCCGGTCGCAGTCGTGGTCCACGGGGTCGTCTACCTCGACCCGGAGCGAGGTCCGGTCGGCGACTGCGGCCGCGACCCGGCAGGTCAGCGCGTGGCGGGTCACGGACGCGACGCCCGACGCCACTCGCCGGAGCGTGCCGAGCGACGCGCCCGCCGACCGGCAGTTCCGGACGAGTCGCGCGAAGAACCCCGCCGTCGGCGCGTCGATGCCGACGACCTCGGCGTCGGTCTCGCCGGCGGCCTGCGCCGCGGCGCTCATCTCGCCGCCGAACGTCGGCGGAGTCCGACTCTCGCGGGCGTAGGTCTCGTAGAGGGGCACCGCCAGCGGCGGCGCTTCGAGCGCGACGACCGCGGGGTCGCGTTCCCGGACGACCGCGCGTGCGCGGTGGACGCTCGCGGGGTGGTCGTGGACGACCCCGACGACGGTCACGCCCTCGTCAGGGAGTCTCCGGACGTACTCGTCGTTCATCCGGGGGTCGTCCGCGGCGGGTTCGTTCTTCGGTTCGGAGGGACGCTCGCCGTCCGAGTCGCGGGGGCGGTCAGCGTCCGACTCGCTGGCGCGTTCGGCGCTCGATTCTCTGGGATGGTCGCGGTCCGATTCGGGGGAGTCGTTCGGGGAGGGCATCGACCTTGAGAGGCGGTATCACTATCCCCTCATAGTCTTTCGGATTTCCGGGCGCGATGGTGTTTTGGTACGAAAGTTTAGATTATTCCCCGCCTCTCCTCGAAGTTTAGGAGGCGGGCGGCCCAACTGGTCCTCGGTCCCGGCCGCCGATGGGACCGGATTTTTACCGGAGAGGCGACAACACCCGATAATGGCGAGTGCGAGCGCGGACGAGAACCCCTACGTCGAGGAGCCGACGACCGACTTCCGGCCGGTCGAGGAGTTGAGCGAGGCCGAGGCCGACGAGCAGGCCCGACTGCTCCGGGAGGCCATCCGCCTCCACGACTACCGCTACTACGTCGAGAACGACCCGACTATCGCCGACCGGACGTACGACGCCCTCTTCACCCGACTGCAGGACCTCGAAGACGCCTTCGACCTCCAGACCGCCGACAGTCCGACCCGCCGGGTCGGCGGCGAACCGCTGGACGAACTCGGCACGGTCGAACACGTCGCGCCGATGCTCTCCATCGATTCGAGCGGCGAGGTCGAGGACGTTCGGGAGTTCGACGAGCGGATTCGCCGCGAGGTCGGCGACGACGTGCGCTACGTCTGCGAACCCAAGTTCGACGGCCTCTCGGTCGAAGTCGTCTACGAGGACGGCGAGTACGTCCGGGCCGCCACGCGGGGCGACGGCTACACCGGCGAGGACGTGACCGAGAACGTCCGGACCATCGCGAGCGTGCCCCACCGACTCCGGGGCGACTACCCCGACCGTCTGGTCCTCCGCGGCGAGGTTCACATCCCCCAAGAAGCCTTCCGGAAACTCAACCGCGAGCGCGTCGAACGCGGCGAGGACCCCTTCGCCAACCCCCGGAACGCCGCGGCGGGCACCCTCCGCCAACTGGACCCCTCCGTGACCGCCGGGCGGCCGCTGGACTGCTTTTTCTTCGACGTGCTCGACTCGTCCTACGACTTCGAGTCCCACTGGGAGCAACACGAGACCCTGCCCGAGTGGGGCCTGAAGGTCAACGACCGCTCGGAGCGGACCGACGACATCGAAGACGCCGTCGACTACCGCGACCGTCTGATGGCCGACCGGCCGGACCTCGGCTACGAAATCGACGGCGTGGTCATCAAACTGGACGACCTCGCCACCTGCGCCGAGTTGGGGACCACCGAGCGTCACTACCGGTGGGCTTTCGCCTACAAGTTCCCCGCGCGCTCGGAGGTCACGACCATCACGGACGTGACGGTGCAGGTGGGCCGGACCGGCCGCCTGACGCCGGTGGCCCTGCTCGAACCGGTGGACGTCGGCGGCGTCACCGTCTCGCGCGCCAGCCTCCACAACCCCGAGGAAATCGCCGAGATGAACGTCAACGTCGGCGACGAGGTGGACGTGGAGCGGGCGGGCGACGTGATTCCCTACGTCGCCGAGGTGGTCGAGAAGCACGCCGAAGGCCACTACGTGTTCCCCGACCACTGCCCGGTCTGTGACAGCGCGGTGGAGTTCGACGGCCCGATGGCCTACTGCACCGGCGGACTGGCCTGCGTCGCGCAACTCCGGCGCGCGGTCGAGTACTACGCCAGCGACGACGGACTCGACATCGAGGGGCTTGGCGGCGAACGCGTCGAGCAACTCGTCGACGCCGGACTGATAGAGGACAGTCTGGCCGACCTCTACCGCATCGAGGAGGACGACCTCGTCGCCCTCGAAGGGTGGGGCGAGACCAGCGCCCGGAACCTGCTCGCGGAACTCGACGCGTCGAAACACCCACGCCTGCGGGAGTTCCTCTCGGCCATCGGCATCCCGAAGGTCGGCCCGGCGACCGCGACCGACCTCGCCCGCGAGTTCGGCGACCTCGACGCGATTCGGACCGCGACCCGCGAGGAACTGGAGGCCATCGAGGGCGTCGGCCCCAAGGTCGCCGACCAGATCGCGGAGTTCTTCGACTCGCCCCAGAACGAGCGCGTCATCGACGACCTCCTCGACGCCGTCGGCCCGCTCGAGACCCCGGACGAGACCGAGACCGGCGACGAACTGGCGGGCCTGACGTTCGTGTTCACGGGGTCGCTGGACGACTACACCCGGAGCGACGCCCGAGAGTTGGTCGAGGACCGCGGCGCGAACGCGACCGGTAGCGTCTCGGGCAACACGGATTACCTCGTCGCGGGCGGCAGTCCGGGTCAGACGAAACTCGACGCGGCGGACGACAACGACGTGCCGGTGCTGGACGAAGGCGATTTCGAGGCGTTCTTAGAAGAGCGGGGAATCGAGGCGTAGCGGGTCGGAGCGGCGGACCGGATTAGAGGTCCGACTTCTCGAACACCAGATAGCCGAGCGCGACCGGGACGAGCAACCAGAGCAGGAACTGGGCCAGCACGACCCAGTCCGACAGGTAGAACGGCAGGTCGCCGAACTGCTGGGTGATGACCTGCCGTTGCATCCTGCCGACGCTGTAGAGTCGCGCGCTGAGGACGCTGTCGGTGTAGAGTCGGGTCACGAGGCTCTCGTAGGCCCGAATCGGGTTGAAGAACTTGATGAACAGTCCGTACTTCAGGAGCGTCATCTGTTCCCAACCGAGACCGAGTTTGTCGTTGAACACGAGCAGGACGCGCCGGACCTGCGTCCAGAGCATCGTGAGGACGACGTAGAGTCCGACCGTGCCGAGCATCGCCCGCCGGTTCGTGGACGCCGCGGCGGAGACGCCGACCGCGAGGTTGACGAACACGACCCCGAGCAGGAGCGTCAGGCCGACGAACGCGAGATACTTCAGCGGTCCCACGTCGACGCCGTAGATGGCGAGGAGAATCGCCGCGAGGAGCATCGCCACGAGTATCGGGAGCGCGAGGACGCTGCTCCGGCCGGTGGCCTTCCCCGCGACCACGTCCTGTCGGGAGTGGGGCAGCGAGAGGAGCAACTTCAGCGACCCCGACTCGCGTTCGCCGATGATGGAACTGTAGGCGACGACGATGGCGACCAGCGGGACGATGAGCGCGACGACGCGGTTCCCGAGCGTCGGGACGAACACCTCGCCGGTCAGCGACCCGTTCCCGCTCGACTGGACGTTCGACCCGATGAGGTAGGCGCTTCCGACGAACAGGCCGAAGAAGATGGCCGACAGCGCCCACAGCCACTTCGAGCGCACCGCGTCCCGGAAGTCCTTCCGGGCGATGGCCTGCCACGTCATGCTTCGACCTCCTGTTTGTCGGTGGTGTAGTCCATGAACAGTTCTTCGAGCGAGGCCTCGTCGGTCTCGAAGTCCACCACGTCCACGCCGGTCTCCTCCAGCGTCGAGAGGACGGTCGTCTTCGCGTCGCTCTGGCAGGAGACGGTCAGGAGACCGCCGCCCTCGTCGAGTTCGACCTCGGAGACGCCGTCGAGGTCGCGCACGTCGTCGAGCGCCGCCTCGGAAACGTCGCCGACCGTGACCCGGAGGACGGTGTCGGCGCTGGTCGCCTCGCGCAGGCCCTCGATGGAGTCCTCGGCGACCAACTGGCCGTCGCGGAGGATGCCCACGCGGTCACAGACCGACTCGACCTGCCCGAGGATGTGGCTGGAGAAGAAGACCGTCGCGCCGCGGTCGGCCTCCTCGCGCACGATGTCGCGCATCTGGCGGGCGCCCTGCGGGTCGAGTCCGGTCGAGGGTTCGTCCAGCACCAGCAGGTCGGGGTCGCCGACCAGCGCCATCCCGAGGACGAGGCGCTGGGCCATCCCCTTCGAGTAACCGCCGGCCTTCCGGTCGCCGTCGCCGGAGAGGCCGACGCGTTCGAGGATGGCGTCGGGGTCGTCGTCCGCTTCCTTCGACTCGATGGCGAACTCGAGGTGCTGTCTCCCGGTCAGTCGGTCGTACACCGAGAACCCCTCGGGGAGGACGCCGAGGTGGTCGCGAACCGCGACGCTCTCGTCGTGAACGTCGCGGCCGAGGACCCGGATGTCTCCCTCGGTCGGGCGAACGAAGTCCAGCAGCATGTTGATGGTGGTGGACTTGCCCGCGCCGTTGGGGCCGAGGAAGCCGAACACCTCGCCTTCTTCGACTTCGAAGGAGAGGTCGCGGACGGCGACCACGTCGCCGTACCGCTTCGTTACTCCGTCTATTTCGATGGCGGCCATGGTCGCGCCTTTTGCGCTCTCCTACGTAAACCCTTGTCTTATCGTGTCGGCCGAACTGGATACTCGCGCCGCGCTCCCGTGCGAAACGTAACCAAACGTACCGAGACGATATTTATTAGAAGAAGATTTAAACTAAAAACTATATCGGATAGGCGTGCGACGAAAACAGCTCCTTTCGATAATCACGGCGGTAGCGCTCGTGGGAAGTCTGACGGTGGCCGGAAGCGCGGCGGTCCTCCCGACGACCCACGACGCGTCCACGAGTAGCATCAGCGACAGCGTGACCGTCACGGTCACGAGCGCGGCCGACGGCGACACGGTCGACGTCAGGTACTCCAACGGGTCGACCGACACGGTCCGACTCCTCGGCGTCGACACGCCGGAGGTCAACGTCGAGAACACGCCCGGCGAGTTCGAGGGCGTCCCCAACACCCAAGCGGGCAAGGACTGTCTCCGGAGCGCGGGGAAGAACGCGAGCCAGTTCACCAAGGACACTCTCGTCGGTAAGACGGTCACGCTGAAGTTCGACAGCCAGTCCGACCGGCGCGGCGACTACGGCCGCCTGCTGGCGTACGTCTACCTGAACGGCGAGAACTTCAACCTCGACCTCATCGAGAAGGGCCACGCCCGCGTCTACGACAGCACGTTCAGTCAGCGCGAAACGTTCTACAGCGCCGAGAACGAGTCGCAGGCCAACCTGCGCGGCCTCTGGCACTGTCGGACTATCGACGACGGCGGCGACGGCGGTAGCGGCGATAGCGGCACGGCCTCCGTCGAGTGGGTATACGCCGAGGCGAGCAATCCGAACGACGAACGCGTCCAGGTCAAGAACACCGGAAGCGGCGAACTCGACCTGTCGGGCTACACGCTCGAAGACGCGGCCGGACACACCTACACCTTCCCGAGCGGCTTCACGCTCGCTTCGGGCGACTCGGTCTGGGTCCACTCCGGGAGCGGTACCGACGACTCGGACGACCTCTACGCCGCCTTCGGCCACGAAATCTGGAACGACGGCGGCGACACGGCGTACCTCTACGACGAGAACGGCGACGAAGTCGACCGGCGCTCGTACTGACGCCGATTCCCGTCCGCGGCCTTTTTTCCGAAGCGAGCGACCTACGACGAGAGCGGTCAGACCGCGTCGTCCGGGTCGTGTTGCTCGGCCATGCGCGTCGCCTCGCTGGCGTACCGCTCGCGGGTCTCCTCGTCGTCCACAGCGTCCAGCGACTCGGGGTCGGCGTCCACGGCCGCGGTCACGTCCACGTGGTTGAGCATGTTCATCGACCGCTGCTTCTGGATGTACCGCTCGCCGTCGGTGGTCGCGTACACCAGCGAGACGAGTCCCTTGTCGGTGTACGTCCGCTCGACCAGCCAGAGTTTCGCGTCGTCCATGCCCCGAACCTGTCCCGGGAGCGAGTTGAAACCTCCGGGTCGGACGCCGACGTCGCTCGCACCGATTGGCGTCAACGTCGCTCACACCGGCGGACGCCAACGTTACTCACACCGACGATGCCAGTAGGGTTAAGATGGAAAGCGGCGTACCGAGATACAAATGATGGACCACGGGTGGCACGACTGCTGGGGTCGCGGACGACGAGGTACTGGCCGCAACCGTTTCGGCCCGCTCCCGGCGACCCGATGACGACGACCCAGTCCCCGCTGTCGCAGGCGACGGACGACCGCCTCTCCCAGATGCTGTTTCAGGGCGAGGAGGTCGAGGAGGAGTTCACCGTCGAGGGGGCCCGCGTCGCGGTCACGACCCACCGCGTCCTCGTGTTCACGCCCGACGGCGACGGACGGCGGTTCGACCACGCCGACCGGCCCAACGTCCTCGACGCCACCGTCGAGACCACCGGAAGCGACTCCTACGTCGGGTGGGGCGTCCGGTCGGGAGTCTACGGCGCGGTGCTGTTCGGCGGCGGCGTCCTCCTCCAAACCAGCGGCATTCTCGACAGTCTCAGCGGCGTCACCCCGCCCGAGGACGCGCCGGGCGCCGGCATCGCGCAACTCGTCTCCGTCCTCCCGAAGGCCCTCGGCATGCTCACCACCGTTCTGCTGGTCGGCGGCGGCCTGCTGGTCGTCGGTGCGCTCGCGCTCGTCGCTCTCTACTTCAGTTCTCGCGAGCGCGAACTCGTCATCGAGCGCGCGGGCCGGGACCCGATGCGGGTGCCGGTCAGCGACGACGACGCCGAGGACGTCGCCCGACGGCTCCGGGCCGCGGTAGGAACAGGTTCAAAGCCGCGTAGCGACTAGCTGCGCTCGATGGACGGGGATGCGGTACGCGAGCGCGCCGGGGAGTTGCCTCGCCAACCGGGGGTCTACCAGTTCGAGGACGGCGAGACGGTGGTCTACGTCGGCAAGGCCGTGGACCTCCGGGACCGCGTGCGGTCGTACGCCGACCCGCGGGGCGAGCGTATCCGTCGGATGGTCGAACGCGCCGACAGCATCGACTACTCGGTCACGGACACCGAGACGCAGGCCCTCCTGTTGGAGGCCAACCTCATCAAGCGGTTCCAGCCGCGGTACAACGTCCGACTGAAGGACGACAAGTCCTACCCGCTGGTCCAACTCACCGACCACGAGTTCCCCCGCATCGAGATTACCCGCGACCCGGACCCCGAAGCCCGCGCCCGACGCGACGGCGGCGGGGTCGGCGCGTCAGGCGGCGGTCCCGCCGTCTCCGGCCCGCGCGTGTTCGGGCCCTTTACGCGGAAGACGCAGGTCGAGACGGTCGTGAAGGCGCTCCGGGAGACCTACGGCGTCCGTGGGTGTTCGGACCACAAGTACAGCAACCGCGACCGGCCCTGCCTCGACTACGACATCGGTCTCTGCACCGCGCCCTGCACCGACGAAATCGACCGCGAGTCGTACGTCGCCGACGTGGAGTCGGTGGTCCGCTTCTTCGAGGGCGAGACCGGCGTCCTCGCCGACCCGCTCCGCAGGCAGATGGAGGACGCCGCCGCGAACCGGGAGTTCGAGCGCGCGGCCAACCTCCGGGACAAACTCGACGCGGTCGAGGGGTTCCACGGCGGCGCCGGCGAGGCGGTCGCCAGCGAAAGCGACGAGCGCACCGTGGACGTGCTGGGCGTCGCGCTCGAAGGCGACTCGGCGACCGTCGCGCGCCTCCACAGCGAGTCGGGCCAACTCGTGGACCGCGAGCGCCACGCCGTGACGATTCCCGAGGGCGACGCCGAGACCGACGCGCCCGACGCCGACACCCGGGCCGGCGCGGTCCTCTCGGCGTTCGTCACCCAGTTCTACACCGAGCGCGACCTGCCCGACGCCCTGCTGTTCTCCGACCGGCCCGACGACGAGGAGGTCCTCGACTGGTTGGAGGGCGAGGGCGTCGCGGCCCGGGTGCCGGGCGCCGGCCGGGAGGCGACGCTGGTGGACCTCGCGCTCAAGAACGCCCGGCGGGGCGCGAGCGAACCCGACGCACTGGCCGCCCTCCGGGACGCGCTGGACCTCGACAGGGTGCCCCGGCGCATCGAGGGCTTCGACGTGAGCCACGCCCAAGGAAAGCACGCGGTCGGCAGCGACGTGGTGTTCGAGGACGGTTCGGCCGACAAGTCGGGCTACCGCCGGAAGAAACTCGACGACCGGAACGACGACTACGCCAACATGTACGACCTCGTCCGGTGGCGGGCGTCTCGCGCCGTCGAGGGCCGCGACGACCGGCCGGACCCCGACCTCCTGCTCATCGACGGCGGCGAGGGCCAACTCGGCGCGGCCCGCGATGCGCTCGCGGACGCCGAGTGGGACGTGCCCGCGATAGCGCTCGCCAAGGACGAGGAGGTCGTGATTACGCCCGACGGAACGTATGACTGGCCGAGCGACGCCGACCACCTCCACGTCCTCCAGCGCGTCCGCGACGAGGCCCACCGCTTCGCGGTTCGGTACCACCAGACGCTCCGGGACGACGTGTCGACCGAACTCGACAACGTGCCCGGCATCGGCCCGGAGACCCGCCGGAAACTCCTCCGGCGGTTCGGGAGCGTCGAGGGGATTCGGGCCGCGTCGGTCGCGGAGTTGCGGGAAGTCGAGGGCGTCGGCGAGAAGACCGCGGAGACCATCGAGCGGCAGTTGTGACGCCTATCGCTCAACCCTCGCTCAAGTGTTCGCGCGTCCGGCCCGAGTATCCGACGACGACTGCGACCAGCAGCAACGTCGTCAGGCCGACGAAGAACGGGTTGAACCGCTGTAACACCACCTCTGCGAGCATCCCGACCCCGCCGACGGCCGCGAGCCTGTAACGCCCGGTCCAGATGCCCGCCGCGGCCGCCGTCGAGAACAGGAGAGCGAGCAGATACGCCAGTAGGAAGTCCACACCACCGAATCCGCCCTCGAACAGGACGGCCCCACCGCTCAGTAGGAGGATGACGACCACACCGACCGAGAACCCTTTCGCCAGAGCGACGCGCGTGTTGGCCATACTTCCCTTTGTCCGGCCAGCGACATAAACGTCAAACGTTAAGCCGCCTTAGCCTCGATTGAGCGACATGAACAATCCGTTCTACGAGTTGGGGCGACTCACCGCCGGCCGGAACGTCTCGCGCCTGCTGGCGGGCGTCGTCGCGGTCCTCGCGCTCCTCTTTCTCCTCCCCATGCTGGACACCCTGACGGTCGTCGGTCTGCTGGCGCTGGGACTCGTCGTCGCGGTTCTCGCCAGCGCGGTCGAAATCGTCGGTCCCTACGAGAAGCGCGCGCTGACGGTGTTCGGCGAGTACCGGGGACTGCTTGGTCCCGGCCTGAACCTGATTCCGCCGCTCGTGAGCAGGACTCACACCTTCGACATGCGGACCCAGACGCTCGACGTGCCCGAACAGGAGGCCATCACGGAGGACAACTCGCCCGTGACCGCCGACGCGGTCATCTACATCCGAGTGATGGACGCCGAGAAGGCGTATCTGCAGGTCGAGAACTACGAGAAGGCGGTCTCGGACCTCGCCCAGACCACGCTCCGGGCGGTGGTGGGCGACATGGAACTCGACGAGACGCTCCG
Encoded proteins:
- a CDS encoding pyridoxal-phosphate-dependent aminotransferase family protein, with protein sequence MREDFLLLNPGPVPVTREVRQAMSEPMVSHRSAEFEAVYERAQDALDHVFTQSTLDGETTASDGTSLVFNGTATMAMEAAVANLVGTLSGRGDDGKVVPLVNGKFGRRFERIADRYASVDPVKATWGHSLDLDAVAETVDDDTDVVTMVHNETSTGLLNPVEAVGEIAAEHDAHFVVDGVTSIGGDEFRIDDWNVDVAVTDAQKCLAAPPGTSAMYATEAAQKAFDGDAAPFYEDLDWHLRKADSHQTPFTSAVPLFRGLAVAVEDIVEEGMGERIERHREQSRAFREAFTAMGLDLFAERNDATEYSNTLTAVSLPAHTRENPEAFFDAVEDRGVSISGGQAHLGGEIFRVSNMGGLSSEQILRGVRTIGEAFEETGEDVDAEAGVEAAREILR
- a CDS encoding PRC-barrel domain containing protein is translated as MAQFSDSDEGKPVMMGDDKVGMVQEVRGDTAYVNPDAGITDKIKASLDWGDTDEDTYPLDGSNVDAVTDDEIRLRSDL
- a CDS encoding ABC transporter permease subunit; this translates as MTWQAIARKDFRDAVRSKWLWALSAIFFGLFVGSAYLIGSNVQSSGNGSLTGEVFVPTLGNRVVALIVPLVAIVVAYSSIIGERESGSLKLLLSLPHSRQDVVAGKATGRSSVLALPILVAMLLAAILLAIYGVDVGPLKYLAFVGLTLLLGVVFVNLAVGVSAAASTNRRAMLGTVGLYVVLTMLWTQVRRVLLVFNDKLGLGWEQMTLLKYGLFIKFFNPIRAYESLVTRLYTDSVLSARLYSVGRMQRQVITQQFGDLPFYLSDWVVLAQFLLWLLVPVALGYLVFEKSDL
- a CDS encoding excinuclease ABC subunit C, with translation MDGDAVRERAGELPRQPGVYQFEDGETVVYVGKAVDLRDRVRSYADPRGERIRRMVERADSIDYSVTDTETQALLLEANLIKRFQPRYNVRLKDDKSYPLVQLTDHEFPRIEITRDPDPEARARRDGGGVGASGGGPAVSGPRVFGPFTRKTQVETVVKALRETYGVRGCSDHKYSNRDRPCLDYDIGLCTAPCTDEIDRESYVADVESVVRFFEGETGVLADPLRRQMEDAAANREFERAANLRDKLDAVEGFHGGAGEAVASESDERTVDVLGVALEGDSATVARLHSESGQLVDRERHAVTIPEGDAETDAPDADTRAGAVLSAFVTQFYTERDLPDALLFSDRPDDEEVLDWLEGEGVAARVPGAGREATLVDLALKNARRGASEPDALAALRDALDLDRVPRRIEGFDVSHAQGKHAVGSDVVFEDGSADKSGYRRKKLDDRNDDYANMYDLVRWRASRAVEGRDDRPDPDLLLIDGGEGQLGAARDALADAEWDVPAIALAKDEEVVITPDGTYDWPSDADHLHVLQRVRDEAHRFAVRYHQTLRDDVSTELDNVPGIGPETRRKLLRRFGSVEGIRAASVAELREVEGVGEKTAETIERQL
- the ligA gene encoding NAD-dependent DNA ligase LigA; protein product: MASASADENPYVEEPTTDFRPVEELSEAEADEQARLLREAIRLHDYRYYVENDPTIADRTYDALFTRLQDLEDAFDLQTADSPTRRVGGEPLDELGTVEHVAPMLSIDSSGEVEDVREFDERIRREVGDDVRYVCEPKFDGLSVEVVYEDGEYVRAATRGDGYTGEDVTENVRTIASVPHRLRGDYPDRLVLRGEVHIPQEAFRKLNRERVERGEDPFANPRNAAAGTLRQLDPSVTAGRPLDCFFFDVLDSSYDFESHWEQHETLPEWGLKVNDRSERTDDIEDAVDYRDRLMADRPDLGYEIDGVVIKLDDLATCAELGTTERHYRWAFAYKFPARSEVTTITDVTVQVGRTGRLTPVALLEPVDVGGVTVSRASLHNPEEIAEMNVNVGDEVDVERAGDVIPYVAEVVEKHAEGHYVFPDHCPVCDSAVEFDGPMAYCTGGLACVAQLRRAVEYYASDDGLDIEGLGGERVEQLVDAGLIEDSLADLYRIEEDDLVALEGWGETSARNLLAELDASKHPRLREFLSAIGIPKVGPATATDLAREFGDLDAIRTATREELEAIEGVGPKVADQIAEFFDSPQNERVIDDLLDAVGPLETPDETETGDELAGLTFVFTGSLDDYTRSDARELVEDRGANATGSVSGNTDYLVAGGSPGQTKLDAADDNDVPVLDEGDFEAFLEERGIEA
- a CDS encoding ABC transporter ATP-binding protein, coding for MAAIEIDGVTKRYGDVVAVRDLSFEVEEGEVFGFLGPNGAGKSTTINMLLDFVRPTEGDIRVLGRDVHDESVAVRDHLGVLPEGFSVYDRLTGRQHLEFAIESKEADDDPDAILERVGLSGDGDRKAGGYSKGMAQRLVLGMALVGDPDLLVLDEPSTGLDPQGARQMRDIVREEADRGATVFFSSHILGQVESVCDRVGILRDGQLVAEDSIEGLREATSADTVLRVTVGDVSEAALDDVRDLDGVSEVELDEGGGLLTVSCQSDAKTTVLSTLEETGVDVVDFETDEASLEELFMDYTTDKQEVEA
- a CDS encoding lamin tail domain-containing protein; translated protein: MRRKQLLSIITAVALVGSLTVAGSAAVLPTTHDASTSSISDSVTVTVTSAADGDTVDVRYSNGSTDTVRLLGVDTPEVNVENTPGEFEGVPNTQAGKDCLRSAGKNASQFTKDTLVGKTVTLKFDSQSDRRGDYGRLLAYVYLNGENFNLDLIEKGHARVYDSTFSQRETFYSAENESQANLRGLWHCRTIDDGGDGGSGDSGTASVEWVYAEASNPNDERVQVKNTGSGELDLSGYTLEDAAGHTYTFPSGFTLASGDSVWVHSGSGTDDSDDLYAAFGHEIWNDGGDTAYLYDENGDEVDRRSY